CCTCGGCCTCGTCGAGCAGTTCCTCGAGACGGTCGTAGCTGTCCTCGGGCTCGACGAAGTTGACGAGTTCGACCTTGTTGAACTGGTGGACCCGAACGATACCCCGCGTTTCGGTGCCGTGTTCGCCGGCCTCACGTCGGAAGTTGGGGGTGTAGGCCTGGTGTTTGAGCGGCAGGTCGTCCTTGAGCAGGATCTCGTCGGCGTACATGTTCGTGACCGGGACTTCGGCGGTCGGACACAGCCAGAGATCGTCGTCCTCGTAAGCCTCTTCGTTGCTCCCGCCCAGCCGGTAGGCGTCGTCGGCGAACTTCGGCAGCTGGCCGGTGCCCCGCATCGACTCGCTTTTGACGGGTACCGGCGGAAAGAGATCGACGTACCCCTGTTCGCGGTGGACGTCCATCATGAACTGGATCAGCGCGTGCTCGAGGCGGGCGCCGTCGCCTTTGAGGAAGTAAAATCCCGACCCGGTAGTCTTGGCGGCACGCTGTTCGTCGATGATATCCAGTTCCTCGCCAAGCTCGTAGTGGGGGGTGATCTCGTCGGCGTCAACGCGCAGGTCGTCGAACCCCCATCGGCGATCCTCGACGTTGTGTCGCTCGTCGAGCCCCAGCGGCACGCTCTCGTCGGGGATCTGGGGGATCTCGAGCATCCGTTCACGGAGCTCGTTGCCGAGCTCGTTCGCTTCTTCCTCGACGTCCTCGATCTCGGCTTTGAGCTCCTTTGACTCCTCGATGGCCTCGTCCTTTTCGTCCTGTTTGCCCTTCGCGACCAGCGAGCCGATCCGTTCGGTCACCTGATTGCGCTCGTGGCGTAGCTCGTCGCCGCGGGCCTTCAGTTCGCGCCAACGCTCGTCGATCTCGATCAGCTCGTCGAGGTCGACGTCGGCACCGCGGTTCTCGAGCGCGTCGCGGACGGCCTCGGGGTCCTCGCGCAGGAGGCTCCGGTCGATCATTGCTCGTGGATTCTCCGTGCCGGTCCAAAACCGTGTCGGAAGGCGCCGTTTCACGAACCACAGCTCCAGGGCGGGAAACGTTTTTTTGACCCGGGTCGGTGGGTTAGGACATGGACCCGTTCGAGGACGAGCCGTCGCCGGTGTCGATCGAGTACGAGCCCGTCAGCGTCAAAGACGTGCTCGTCGAGATGAAAGATACCGCGGAACTGCTGATCGACCTCTCCTACTCCGCTGTCCTCCACCGCAACGAGGACCTCGCCCGGGAGGTGCTCCGGCTCGAGCGTCAGATGGACGTCCTCGAGATGCGCGCCCGGATGGGACTGTTGATGGCCTCACGAAACCCCTCCGACGCCGAACAGCTCGCGCCGGTGCTGGGAATCGTTGCCGCGACGGGGACGATCAGCGACGCGGCTGGCGACATCGCGAAGATCGTCCTCGAGGAGATGGGACTGCCCGAGGCGATGCGTGCAGCACTGCCCGAGGCGGCCGGCGTGTTGGTCCGGGGCGTCGTCGACGTCGACTCCCCGTACGCCGACCGCACGCTCGAGGACGTTGACCTCGAGTCCGAGACGGGCGTGCGCGTGATCGCGCTCCGGCGCGGTGGGCGTCAGACGACTGACGAGGACTGGCTGCTCAACCCCGGACCGACGACCGCGATCGCGGCCGGCGACGTCGCCTTCCTGCGCGGACCCGATACGGCAATCGAAGAGGTGTACGAGACGCTGACGGGCGAAGTCTACGAGATCCCCGAGATCGAAACGCCGGATATCGACGATCTCGAGCGAGCGGTGGACACGATCATCCACATGAAGAACCTCTCGGAGCTGGCGATCGACCTGGCCTACAGCAGCGTCCTCTTCGACAGCGAGGCCCTCGCCGAGGAGGTTCGGAATCTCGAGGTCGAGGTCGACGCGATGCAGTCCCGGTTCGAGGCCTGGACGCTCCGGGCGGCCGGCGACGCCCCCGACCCGGTCGCGTTGCGGGGACTGATCCGGCTCGGAACGAGTACGGAGGTCATCAGCGACGCGGCGATCGATCTCAGCGAGGGGGTGTTCCGGGATATCGAGGTCCACCCCGTCGTCGGCATGGCCGTCGAGGAGAGCGACGAGATCATTACCCGGATCGAGGTCGAGTCGGGGAGCGATCTCGACGGAACGGCGATCACGGCGGGCGTTCCCGAGACGGAGCCGACGATGTCGGTGATCGCTATCCGTCGACCCGACGAGGGGTGGCTGCTCGTCGGTGACGCCGACGCGGAGATCCACGGCGGGGACGTTCTCATCGCGAAGGGGACCCGGACGGCCGCCGGAGCGTTCGAGGAGCTTTCCGAAACCGAGGCGTGACAGCGGATCCGAGCCGGTTAGCCGGTGTACGCGAGCAGCGTCGCGACGAGTTCGAGATAGAGTACCGCGGCAAGCGCAACGACGACGACCGCGAGGACGAACGGGACGGTCCGCCGTCGTCGCTCCCGATTCAGAAATGGACGGACGAGCCAGCTCATCGCGTTGCTAGCCCCGTTTTTGCCGTGTTTCGAGGGGACGACTGTCCGGGCCGTTCGTTGCGAGTCGAACTGAATCTCATGTGGAAGAGTCCCACACACTGTCACTTGAAGTTCAGTCAGACATCCGGCGGACGGACGGCACATGCCGAGCGGGATCGCGGCGCGATTCGATCGATCGGAGCGTGGTGCGACGCGATCGAGCGCTTCAGAATCCGAGGACGAGCGCGGAGACGCCGATGAAGATGACCATCCCGAAGACGTCGACAACGTTCGTGACGATCGGGATCGTCGTGTCGTCGGGATCGACGCCCAGGCGGTAGGAGGCGTACGTCGTCGCGAAGCTGAACAGGACCGCGATGACGGCGACGGACATGCCGCTGACCAGCGAGATCAAAAGCAGCGTCGACAGCGGGAGCGTCGAGCCGATGAGTCCGCCGAGCAGGTAGGCGCCGAACGCGAGTGCGGTAAAGATCGTCGCCGCGAGCGCCAGCACTGCGCCGACGTTCGCCCACAGCTCTCGGTCCCGCGGATCGAACTCGGTCGTCCCGAGGTGGAGCCGCGTCGAGAGCCGCGAGCTCAGGATCGCGCCGAGGTTCCCGCCCATGTCGACCATCGTCGGCACCATGATCGCAAGGATGCCGTACTGCT
This genomic window from Natronococcus occultus SP4 contains:
- the serS gene encoding serine--tRNA ligase, with product MIDRSLLREDPEAVRDALENRGADVDLDELIEIDERWRELKARGDELRHERNQVTERIGSLVAKGKQDEKDEAIEESKELKAEIEDVEEEANELGNELRERMLEIPQIPDESVPLGLDERHNVEDRRWGFDDLRVDADEITPHYELGEELDIIDEQRAAKTTGSGFYFLKGDGARLEHALIQFMMDVHREQGYVDLFPPVPVKSESMRGTGQLPKFADDAYRLGGSNEEAYEDDDLWLCPTAEVPVTNMYADEILLKDDLPLKHQAYTPNFRREAGEHGTETRGIVRVHQFNKVELVNFVEPEDSYDRLEELLDEAEEVLRRLDLPYRILELCTGDLTFASAKTYDIEVWAPGDDMEDGPEEGGRWLEVSSASNFEDFQARRAGLRYRPERHESAEYLHTLNASGLALPRVMVAILEYHQNEDGTVTIPEALQPYMDGQEVIEGHEKVGESALGAGERE
- a CDS encoding potassium channel family protein; the encoded protein is MDPFEDEPSPVSIEYEPVSVKDVLVEMKDTAELLIDLSYSAVLHRNEDLAREVLRLERQMDVLEMRARMGLLMASRNPSDAEQLAPVLGIVAATGTISDAAGDIAKIVLEEMGLPEAMRAALPEAAGVLVRGVVDVDSPYADRTLEDVDLESETGVRVIALRRGGRQTTDEDWLLNPGPTTAIAAGDVAFLRGPDTAIEEVYETLTGEVYEIPEIETPDIDDLERAVDTIIHMKNLSELAIDLAYSSVLFDSEALAEEVRNLEVEVDAMQSRFEAWTLRAAGDAPDPVALRGLIRLGTSTEVISDAAIDLSEGVFRDIEVHPVVGMAVEESDEIITRIEVESGSDLDGTAITAGVPETEPTMSVIAIRRPDEGWLLVGDADAEIHGGDVLIAKGTRTAAGAFEELSETEA
- a CDS encoding magnesium transporter: MVVPQGSLGSWEVRSIVGNMFPLLIVLCVIVLWAGITLEEAEEMLEQYGILAIMVPTMVDMGGNLGAILSSRLSTRLHLGTTEFDPRDRELWANVGAVLALAATIFTALAFGAYLLGGLIGSTLPLSTLLLISLVSGMSVAVIAVLFSFATTYASYRLGVDPDDTTIPIVTNVVDVFGMVIFIGVSALVLGF